CTGTTCCGCACCCTCGGCTTCGCCGAGCACGGTGACGAGCGTGCCTACACGCGGGCCGACGTCGACGCGATGCGCATCCTCGCGGAGGGCCCCGACGGCGAGGTCGTCGAACCGGACGTGGCGCTCAACGTCACCCGCGGCATCGGCATCACCATGGCCCGGCTCGCCGACTGGGAGGTCGGCGAGCTCGTGCAGCACGTCGCCGACGGCGCGCCCGAGGACGTGGAGGACCCGGGCGCCTGGGTGACCGCACGGCTGGGGGAGCAGTTCGAGGACCTGCTCGTCTACGCCTGGCGCCGCCACCTCGCCGCCGCCATCGCGCGGATGGAGGCGGTCCGGGCGCTCGACGACGACCCCCACACGACCGACCTGAGCGTCGGGTTCGCCGACATCGTCGGCTTCACCGCCTTGTCCAACGAGGTGTCGCGCGAGCGGATCGGCGAGCTGGTCGAGGTCTTCGAGGCCCGCTGCGGCGACGTGATCGCCCGCGAGAACGGCCGGCTGATCAAGAGCATGGGCGACGCGGTGCTCTACGTGAACGACGACCCGATGGCTGCCTTCACCACCGCCGAGGGGATCATCAACGTGATCGGTCGCGACCCGCGGATG
This genomic interval from Nocardioides kongjuensis contains the following:
- a CDS encoding adenylate/guanylate cyclase domain-containing protein translates to MSESGEPRLTAAEVAARAGLPLDLTRRLFRTLGFAEHGDERAYTRADVDAMRILAEGPDGEVVEPDVALNVTRGIGITMARLADWEVGELVQHVADGAPEDVEDPGAWVTARLGEQFEDLLVYAWRRHLAAAIARMEAVRALDDDPHTTDLSVGFADIVGFTALSNEVSRERIGELVEVFEARCGDVIARENGRLIKSMGDAVLYVNDDPMAAFTTAEGIINVIGRDPRMPDVRVGLATGGVVLRMGDVFGPPVNLAARLTQVARRNRIIVDHATADLLPADQVDSRPLPARPVRGFGVVEPVAVRRA